A single genomic interval of Barnesiella intestinihominis YIT 11860 harbors:
- a CDS encoding shikimate kinase, giving the protein MKPLFLVGYMAAGKTTLGRRAAQLLNVEFIDLDAYIESRYRKRISDLFAERGEEGFRDIERRMLHEVAEFDNVLVATGGGTPCFFDNMEYMRHRGVTIYLAASVQTLCRRLSHAKVKRPLVAGKTPEELYEYITEMLNRRESYYRQADYRFDADGYESLDSVDEAVHRLAVLMQNPAYGDGADEI; this is encoded by the coding sequence ATGAAGCCTTTGTTTTTGGTTGGATACATGGCGGCAGGCAAGACGACATTGGGACGCCGGGCGGCTCAGCTTTTGAATGTCGAGTTTATCGACCTCGATGCTTATATCGAATCTAGATACAGGAAACGGATATCCGATTTGTTTGCCGAACGGGGAGAAGAGGGTTTCAGGGATATAGAGCGTCGTATGTTGCATGAGGTAGCGGAGTTTGACAATGTGTTGGTCGCTACGGGCGGAGGTACACCCTGTTTTTTCGATAACATGGAGTACATGCGTCACCGGGGAGTCACGATTTATTTGGCCGCTTCTGTACAGACGTTGTGCAGACGCTTGTCACATGCAAAAGTAAAACGCCCGTTGGTGGCGGGTAAAACGCCGGAGGAACTGTATGAGTACATTACCGAGATGTTGAATCGTCGCGAGTCTTATTACCGGCAAGCCGATTATCGTTTCGATGCCGACGGGTATGAATCGCTCGATTCGGTCGACGAGGCTGTGCATCGGCTGGCTGTCTTGATGCAAAATCCTGCTTATGGAGATGGAGCCGATGAAATATAA